The window TCGCTCGCCTGCGATCCGATCAACCGGTTCGGAACCAAGGCGCAGAAAGAGAAGTACCTCGTCCCGCTCGCGCAAGGCCGTCTCTTGGGATGTTATGCGTTAACCGAGCCGGGGGCCGGCTCCGACGCGGGCGGCATTGCGACACAGGCGCGGAAGGACGGCGGTCACTATGTTCTGAACGGAACAAAGCTCTTCATCACCAATGGAAAGAATGCCGATGTGGCGATCGTCTACGCGGTGACCGATCCGGCGCGGGGGAAAAAAGGGATCTCAGCCTTCATCGTTGAAAAAGCGTTTTCCGGTTTCGTGGTTGGGAAAATCGAGGACAAGATGGGGCTGCGCGGCTCCGACACCGCTGAATTAATCTTCCAGGAGTGCCGGGTTCCGGCGGAGAATCTTCTCGGGGTGGAGAACGAAGGCTTCAAGATCGCGCTCGCGACGCTTGACGGCGGACGGATCGGGATCGCCGCCCAGGCGCTCGGGATCGCGCAGGGCTGTCTTGAAGAATCCCTCGCGTATGCCAAAGAGCGGAAGCAGTTCAACCGGCCGATCGGCGACTTTCAGGCGATTCAAAACATGCTCGCCGACATGAAGACCGAGATCGACGCCGCCCGGCTCCTCACCCATCGGGCCGCCTGGAGCCGCCACCAGGGAAGACTGGTCACGGCGATCGCCGCCGAGGCGAAGCTGTATGCTTCTGAGATGGCGAACCGGGTCGCCTACAAGGCGGTCCAGGTCTTCGGCGGCTACGGCTTTATCAAAGATTTTCCGGTCGAGCGATTTTACAGAGATGCCCGGATCACCACCCTGTATGAAGGAACCTCGGAGGTCCAGCGGATGGTGATTGCGCGGCATTTGTTATAATCCATGTAGGGCGTATTGCAATACGCCCTTACAACAGGCATTTGATGAAGAAAGATCTTTCCAAAAGAGAACGGAAACCGAAGTTCAAAAATCTCTCAGACATTGAGATCGACCGGCTCTATACCGAGCGGTCCACCCGCTCGATCGACCCGGAAAAAGATCTCGGCCGGCCGGGAGCGTTCCCCTTCACCCGCGGCATCTACCCGACGATGTATCGCGGGCAGCTCTGGACGATGCGGCAGTTCTCCGGCTTCGCCTCCGCCGCCGAGACCAATGAACGCTACCACTATCTTCTGAATCAGGGCCAGACCGGCTTGTCTGTTGCGTTCGATCTCCCGACGTTGATGGGATACGACTCCGATCATCCGAAGTCGCTCGGCGAAGTCGGGAAGTGCGGCGTCGCCATTGACACGGTTCATGATATGGAACGGCTCTTCGACGGGATCCCCCTCGACCGGGTCAGCACCTCGATGACGATCAACGCCCCGGCGATCGTCCTCTTTGCCATGTACCTTGCCGTCGCCGAGAAACAAAGGGTCTCCTTTAACCAGCTCCGGGGAACACTCCAGAACGATATCCTCAAAGAGTACATCGCCCAGAAGGAATGGATCACCTCGCCGGAGCCCTCGCTCAAATTGATCAACGACACCGTCCGGTTCTGCGTCGAAGAAGCGCCGCTCTTTCACCCCATCAGCATTTCCGGCTATCATATCCGCGAGGCCGGATCGACGGCGGTGCAGGAGCTCGCCTTCACCCTCTATGACGGTCTCAGCTATGTGGAATCGGCCATCAAATCGGGCTTAAAGGTCGACGACTTTGCCCCGCGCCTCTCCTTCTTCTTCAATGCCCACAACGATTTCTTCGAGGAGATCGCGAAATACCGCGCCGCCCGGCGGCTCTGGGCGCGGGAGATGAAGAAGCGGTTTCATCCAAGAGACCCCCGATCAATGGCGCTTCGGTTTCACACGCAGACCGCCGGCTGCACGCTGACCGCGCAGCAGCCGTACAACAACATCGTTCGGGTGGCGCTGCAAGCGCTGGCCGCCGTCCTGGGCGGCACCCAGTCGCTTCATACGAATTCGATGGATGAGACCTACGCCCTTCCGACGCAAGAGGCGGTGAAGATCGCCCTTCGGACGCAACAGATCATCGCCCACGAGAGCGGCGTCACCGACACCGTCGACCCCCTCGCCGGATCGTACTATATCGAATCGCTGACAAACCGGATGGAGAAAGAGGCGCAGCGCTACTTCAAGAAGCTCGACGGAATGGGGGGAATGGTCCGTGCCATCGAGAAGGGCTTTCCGCAGCGGGAGATCCACCGCGCCGCCGTCGCCTACCAGCAGGAGATCGATCGGAAAGATCGGCTCATCGTCGGCATGAACGCCTTTATCGAAAAGGAAGAACGCCGGATTGAGATCCTCAAGGTCACGGGGGATGTGGAGCGGCGGCAGGTCGCACGATTAAAGAAGGTCAAGGCAGAGCGCGATCCGAAAAAACTCCAACAGACGTTACAACGGCTTACCTCCGCCGCGGAGGCCGGCGCTTATCTGATGCCGTTGATCCTCGACGCCGTGCGGGCCTCCGCCACGGTCGGAGAGATCTCCGACGTATTTAGAAAAGCTTATGGGGAGTACCGCGAGTCGGTCTCGTTTTGATATGAAGCTCGGCGCCTTTGAAATCGAACCCCTTACCGACGGCACCTTTCGATTGGACGGCGGCGCCATGTTCGGCGTGGTTCCCAAGGTGCTCTGGGAAAAACACCATCCGGCCGACGACCGGAATCGGATTCATCTGGAACTCGGCGTTCTGCTGATCCGGGCACACGGGATGAACATTCTCGTCGACACCGGAATCGGAAACAAAGGAGACGAGAAGTTTAACGAAATTTACGCCGTGAACCGGACGCCGTCGATTGAGGCGTCGCTCGCGAAACACGGCCTCGCCCCCGCCGACATCGCGCTGGTGATCAACACCCATTTCCACTTCGACCATGCCGGCGGGAACACCCGGCGGGACGATCACGGCCACATCCATCCGACCTTTCCGAGGGCGACCTACTTCATCCAGAAGGGAGAGTGGGAGTTCGCCAACACCCCGAACGAGCGGACCCGCGGAAGTTATCTTCTCGAGAACTACGAAGTCCTCCCGAAAGAAGGGCGGCTCGATCTTTTGGAGGGAGACTCGGAAATTCTGAAGGGGGTTTCCGTCGTCCGGACTCCCGGCCACACCGAACACCACCAATCGATTCTGGTCGAATCGAACGGCGAGAAGGCCCTCTTCATCGGCGATCTCATCCCGACCGCCGCCCATCTTCCGCTTCCCTACATCATGGGATACGATCTCTTTCCGTTGACGACGATGGAGACCAAGCGGGAACTGCTGGCGCAGGCGCACGAGGAGCACTGGCTTTTGATTTTCCAGCACGATCCGAAGATTCGAATGGGATACTTAAAGAAGAAGGAAGGCCGATACCAATTGGAGGAGGTCCGGGTTGCCTAGAGCGGTCAAGAACGCCCCCGTAAAATCATCCGATCGCAAGAAAACGACCGAGCGGCGAAAGCGGGTGCTGCTCGCCAAGATCGGCCTCGACGGCCACGACCGCGGCATCAAGGTCGTCGCTCGCGCCCTGCGCGACGGCGGAAACGAGGTGATCTACCTCGGCCTGCACCACACCCCCGCCGAAATCGTCGCCTCCGCGATTCAGGAGGATGCCGACGCCATCGGCCTCTCGATCCACTCCGCCGCCCACATGACCCTCTTCGAAGAAGTTTTGAAACTCTTGAAGAAGGAAAAGGCGACCGACATCGCCGTCTTCGGCGGCGGCATCATTCCCGATGAAGATATCCGCGACCTCAAAAAGCAAGGAATCCGCGAAATCTTCACCCCCGGCACGCCGCTGGACGAGATTGTTCAGTTTGTGAAAAAGTTGAAGAGATAAGAATGTCCGGAAAGAAAGGGCAAGGCAGCGCCTCGCCCCTACGCTCAGCACGATGAATAAACCACCTTTCCTTTCTTCAAAACCTTCTCCAAATGATTCACCCCAAAGAAATAAGGCAACTGTTCATAACGTTCTAAATCGAGAATCAGAATATCGGCCTGTTTCCCAACTTCCAAACTCCCGACGACCTCTCCCATCCCCACTGCATGCGCCGCATTAATGGTCGCCGCCGAAATGGCTTCCGCCGCACTCAACTTGAAATCGCGCACCGCAAGATGAATGATCTCCTGCATCGAAAGGGTGGGTGAAGAGCCGGGGTTGAAATCGGTCGCCAGCGCAATCGGCACCCCCGCTTCGATCAAAGCACGCGCCGGCGGAAGATGCTTCGACATGAGAAAGTGCGACACCCCCGGCAAAAGAACACCGACGGCGCCGCTTTGCGCCAAGAGCGGCATCTCCTCCGGCCGGATGTGATCGAGATGATCGACCGAGACCGCCCCGAACTCCGCCGCCAGCCGCACCCCCTCCTGATCGGAGAACTCCCCCGCATGAAGCTTAATCGCAAATCCTTCGCTCTTGGCCGCTTCGAGGATTCGCCGCGTTTGATCGGCATTGAAGGCCCCTTCTTCGCAGAACACATCGCAGAACCGGGCCCGTCCCCGGACGGCCGGGAGCATTTCGATGACCTGATCAACATACGCTTCGGGGCGGTCCGAATATTCCTTCGGAATCGTATGCGCCCCCAGGAAGGTCGGGACCGGATCGATCGGAACCCGCTTTTTGAGCTGCTCGATCACCTTCAGGATTTTGACCTCGTTTTTAAGATCAAGGCCATACCCGCTTTTGATCTCCACCGTGGTCGTCCCGCACGCCAGCATCTGTCCCAGAAAATGCTCGGCGGTTTCCGTCAGCGACTTCAGTGACGCGTCGCGGGTCGCCTCCACCGTGCTGAGAATGCCCCCTCCCCGCTGGAGGATTTCAAGATAAGGAACCCCGCGCAGCTTCTCGGCCCACTCCCCCTCGCGGCTCCCGGCAAAAACGGCGTGGGTGTGCGGATCGACGAAGCCGGGCAGGACGACTTTTCCGCCGGCATCGATCTCCCGCCGGGCACGCCCTTGTCGGCGATACTCCCTCTGCGCGCCAACCCAGGCGATCTTTCCCCGCGAGATCCCGATGGCGCCGTTTTGAATCAGACCGAGCTCTATCAACCCTGACCGGCGCCTCGGCCCGCGGCGCTCCCCTGCCAACGTAAGGAGCTCGCCGCAGTTCAAAATCGCGAGATCGAACGCAAACGGCATCGCATTGTCCTTTTTCTAAACAAGAGGAACGGATTTACTTCTTTGGGATTTTGATCTTTTTCTTTTGTGCGGTCTGTCTGGCCAGATCATAACCGGCATCGACATGCCGGGCAACGCCAATTCCCGGGTCCACGGTGAGGACCCGCTCTAATCTCTGCGCCCGCCGCTTCGTCCCATCGGCGACAATCACCATGCCGGCATGGAGGGAATTCCCCATCCCGACGCCGCCGCCATGATGGAACGAGACCCACGACGCGCCGGAGATCGCATTCAAAGCGAAATTAAGAAGCGGCCAGTCGCCGACGGCGTCGGAGCCGTCGTCCATCCCCTCCGTCTCACGATAAGGCGAGGCAACCGACCCGCAGTCGAGGTGGTCCCGCCCGATCACGATCGGACCTTTGACCTCTCCCTTTCGGACCAGATCGTTGATGACAAGACCGAACTTCGCCCGGTCCCCATAGCCGAGCCAGCAGATCCGCGCGGGCAAGCCGGTGAATGGAATTTTCCTTTGCGCCAGATCGACCCATCGTTTGAGCGCCCGGTCTTTCGGAAAGGCCCCCTTCAACGCTCGGTCGATCCGATGGATGTCTTTCGGATCACCGGAAAGGGCGGCCCATCGGAACGGCCCTTTCCCTTCGCAGAAGAGGGGACGGATGTAGGCTGGAACAAATCCCGGATACTTAAACGAGCCGTCGGGATTCTGAACCGGCACACCGGCATCGGCCGCTTGCGCACGGAGATTGTTGCCGTAATCGACGGCAACCGCCCCGGCCGACTGCATCGCCAAGATCGCCCCCGCATGGCGAGCGATCGTGTCGAGCGACTTTTGACGATACGCCTTCGGATCGCGCTCCCGAAGCCGGTCGAGCTCGGCGACATCGCCGATCGGGACATACGAGAGAAGATCGTGCGCGGGCGTCTGATCAGTCACGATATCGGGAATCCGTCCCCGCCGGACCAGCTCGGGATAAACTTCCCCGGCATTTCCAACGAGTCCGATCGAGAGCGGCTGACCGATGCGACATGCGGTACCGATCCATTCGAGCGCCTCATCGAGCCGATCGGTCATCCGATCGCAATACCCCTCCTTCACCTTCCGCTCGATCCGCTCCGGCCGGACTTCGACATCGAGGATGACCGCCTCGTTCATCGTCGCCGCCACCGGCTGCGCCCCGCTCATCCCCCCCATCCCGGCGGTCAAGATCCATTTTCCGCAGAGCGACTCGGTCTTAAAAGCCTGTTTGGCGATGGCGGCGAAGGTCTCATAGGTTCCTTGCAGAATCCCCTGCGTGCCGATGTAGATCCAGCTCCCCGCCGTCATCTGCCCATACATCATGAGGCCCATCCGATCGAGTCGATCGAACTCCTCAGGCGTCGCCCAGGCCGGAACGAGGTTGCTGTTGGCGAGAATCACACGCGGCGCCTCCTGATCGGTCTTGGCGATGTAGACCGGCTTGCCCGATTGGATGCAGAGGGTCTCGTCCGGCGCCAGCGACTTCAGCGCGGCGACGATTCGATGGTATTCCTTCCAGTTCCGCGCCGCCCGGCCGGTGCCGCCGTAAACGATGAGGTTTTTCCAATCGACCGCCACCCGATCGTCGAGGTTGTTCATCAACATCCGGAGCGCCGCTTCGGCATCCCAGGTCTTGCAGCTCCGCCGGGTTCCGGTTGGGGCATGAATCGGATCTTGCGGTCGGAGTTCTTCGGACATCGGCCGATTCATCATTCTCTTCCTTTGAATCCGATGACCTTCTTCCCTTTTTCCTCCCGCTTCGCCAGCCCGGCCAGAAAATGGAGGATTAGGGCGGCCGCCAGACGGGCGGTTCGACCCTCCTGATCGAAGATCGGGTTTAATTCCATGATGTCGAAGTAGGCCGTTTTCGGATGAAGACCGGCGAGGGCGGCCGCCAGCGAGACCTCCTCGGGGGTAAACCCGTCCGGGGAGGGGGCCGAGACGCCGGGGGCAAAGGCCTGCGCGACCGAATCGATGTCGATCGAACAAAAGACCTTTTCGGCGCCATGGCCGGCGGTCTGAAACGCCTTCTCGATCACCGCACCGATCCCCTTCCGGCGGGTCTCGGAAAGAGAAAAAATCCGCGCCCTCTTGCCGATCAGGTAATCGAAGTGCTCCTTGGCGTTGGCCAACCCGTTCCCGCCGATTTCGATGAAGTGATCGCCGGGGACGTTTCCGAGTTTTTCAAGAATATTTCGAAAAGGGGTGCCGCTGGTCGGGATGCCGCTGACCGCCTCCCGGACGTCGAAGTGCGCATCGAGGGTCCATCCGCCGACGGTTCCCTCGGTCCGCTGGGAGAGCGCCCGGACGCCGCCGAAGGTTAAATCGTGGCCGCCGCCGAGGACGATCGGGATGGCGCCGAGGTCGATGATCGCCTCCACCGCGGCGGTGAGGCGGAGGTGGGTCTGCTCGACCGATTTCTCGTCCGGAACAAGATCGCCGAAATCGGCCAAAGGAAGCGCTGAAAGGTCGGCGTCCTGTTCGAAGTTGTAGGCGGTGCCATACCGTTTTAATTGAAGCCGGATCGCCGAAGGCCCCTCGGCGGCGCCGGCGCGACCCCCTCCCTGAACGACGCCGGCGTCCGACGGCGCTCCGAGAAGGCCGGCCGCAACCGGTTGCCCCTCGTATGGCGGGAGAAGATGCCGGATCCGTATATCGGCGCCACCGACGGGCTTTTCATAGATCTGAATTTTAGCGGGCTGGACGTGCGGAATCTTCATCGTCCATCATTATTGCAAATCGACGTTCGGATGGCAAGAAGGGAGGTAAGCAAGGACCCGGACGACCGGAGGGATCGAAAAGACCTTTTCTTCAGGCAATCAGATTAGAGGCGGGTGATATCGGATGAAGATTCCTCCTCAGGCTCCGCGCGCTCTTCCGCGTTTAAGCCGAGGAATTCTTCGTAACGCTTGATGACCTTTTCAGCATACTTCACAGGGATCTCCTCTCCCGAATGGAGCCAGCGCGCCACGGCCGTAGGGCCGTAATTGTAGGCCGTCAACGCGACGGGAAGATCGCCGAATCTCAGGTAGAGCTCCCAGAGGTAATGAATCCCCAATTTGATATTGATGAACGGGTCCAAAAGGGGATCTTTCTCGTGCCAAACGATGTTGTTTGTTTCGGCCAATGCTTTTCCGGTCGTCGGAATAATCTGCATCAAACCGACCGCCCCCTTCGGCGACATCGACCAATTATAAAAGGAACTCTCCGTGGAGATGACGGCCATCACCAATTCCGGATCGAAGCCGTACCGATGGCTCTCCTCATTGATGAAGGTCGCCAGCTCCCGCTTTTTATCCGGCCGCAGTCCCGTCTTGAAATTCGACAAGATCTGCAGGACCTTTTTCTCCCGCGCCTTGAGGTCCGTTTCCTGAGGAGCCGGCGACAATTCAACGGAAGAGGAATGAATCGGCAAAGAGGCGGTCTGGGAAAACTCGGTCGATAAGGGATGGAGAAGAAAAAATCCCAACGAGAGGGTAAAAAAGCAAGGTCTCATATATTTTTTCGTTTTTTGTATCATGCGGCGCTACTTTACTAAAATTATCCCGCCGAGTCAACTCCCTCTTTCGAGGGGATTGGCAACCCCTAATAGGGATAATCTAGAAAGGGATAAAAAATCTCCCTGTAAAAAAAGAAGAGCGGGAGAATCCTCTTTGATTTCAGCAGGAAGCGATCATTCTTCCTTCAGGGTAATGATCGTGACGGCATCTCCCCCCTCCAGAAGGTCCCCGGGGCGAAATCGCGCGACGTAGGGGGAGGTTGGTAAATATTCCCGAACGGCCTTCTTTAGCTTTCCGCTCCCATGGCCATGGACGAGGCGGATCTCCCGTTCGTTCCCCAGGATCGCCCGATCCAAAAAACGCTCCAGAATCTCCAGCGCCTCCTCCACCCGCTTCCCGACGAGATTGACGGTGGATTCGGCCGGTCCGGCCGATCTGAAGACCGGGGCCGGGGGTCCCTCTTCTCTCTCTTCCTCGATGACCCCTTCGATGGCCTCGGGCGAAACGAAGAGGATCTGGCTTCCAATCTGAACCCGGACCTTCTTTGATCCCTCGGGGGGATCGAGCAGAACCCCCTGCTTGCCGAGCGGAAGGACCTCG of the Candidatus Manganitrophus noduliformans genome contains:
- a CDS encoding acyl-CoA dehydrogenase family protein, whose translation is MNLHFTEEQQMVLETVRGFAEKEVKPVASKMDAASEFPHALVKGLGEMGLMGAFIPAEYGGSGMDLLTYILAMEEISKAWASLGVVMTVNNSLACDPINRFGTKAQKEKYLVPLAQGRLLGCYALTEPGAGSDAGGIATQARKDGGHYVLNGTKLFITNGKNADVAIVYAVTDPARGKKGISAFIVEKAFSGFVVGKIEDKMGLRGSDTAELIFQECRVPAENLLGVENEGFKIALATLDGGRIGIAAQALGIAQGCLEESLAYAKERKQFNRPIGDFQAIQNMLADMKTEIDAARLLTHRAAWSRHQGRLVTAIAAEAKLYASEMANRVAYKAVQVFGGYGFIKDFPVERFYRDARITTLYEGTSEVQRMVIARHLL
- a CDS encoding acyl-CoA mutase large subunit family protein, translating into MKKDLSKRERKPKFKNLSDIEIDRLYTERSTRSIDPEKDLGRPGAFPFTRGIYPTMYRGQLWTMRQFSGFASAAETNERYHYLLNQGQTGLSVAFDLPTLMGYDSDHPKSLGEVGKCGVAIDTVHDMERLFDGIPLDRVSTSMTINAPAIVLFAMYLAVAEKQRVSFNQLRGTLQNDILKEYIAQKEWITSPEPSLKLINDTVRFCVEEAPLFHPISISGYHIREAGSTAVQELAFTLYDGLSYVESAIKSGLKVDDFAPRLSFFFNAHNDFFEEIAKYRAARRLWAREMKKRFHPRDPRSMALRFHTQTAGCTLTAQQPYNNIVRVALQALAAVLGGTQSLHTNSMDETYALPTQEAVKIALRTQQIIAHESGVTDTVDPLAGSYYIESLTNRMEKEAQRYFKKLDGMGGMVRAIEKGFPQREIHRAAVAYQQEIDRKDRLIVGMNAFIEKEERRIEILKVTGDVERRQVARLKKVKAERDPKKLQQTLQRLTSAAEAGAYLMPLILDAVRASATVGEISDVFRKAYGEYRESVSF
- a CDS encoding MBL fold metallo-hydrolase, yielding MGSTASRSRFDMKLGAFEIEPLTDGTFRLDGGAMFGVVPKVLWEKHHPADDRNRIHLELGVLLIRAHGMNILVDTGIGNKGDEKFNEIYAVNRTPSIEASLAKHGLAPADIALVINTHFHFDHAGGNTRRDDHGHIHPTFPRATYFIQKGEWEFANTPNERTRGSYLLENYEVLPKEGRLDLLEGDSEILKGVSVVRTPGHTEHHQSILVESNGEKALFIGDLIPTAAHLPLPYIMGYDLFPLTTMETKRELLAQAHEEHWLLIFQHDPKIRMGYLKKKEGRYQLEEVRVA
- a CDS encoding cobalamin B12-binding domain-containing protein; amino-acid sequence: MLLAKIGLDGHDRGIKVVARALRDGGNEVIYLGLHHTPAEIVASAIQEDADAIGLSIHSAAHMTLFEEVLKLLKKEKATDIAVFGGGIIPDEDIRDLKKQGIREIFTPGTPLDEIVQFVKKLKR
- the hutI gene encoding imidazolonepropionase; this translates as MPFAFDLAILNCGELLTLAGERRGPRRRSGLIELGLIQNGAIGISRGKIAWVGAQREYRRQGRARREIDAGGKVVLPGFVDPHTHAVFAGSREGEWAEKLRGVPYLEILQRGGGILSTVEATRDASLKSLTETAEHFLGQMLACGTTTVEIKSGYGLDLKNEVKILKVIEQLKKRVPIDPVPTFLGAHTIPKEYSDRPEAYVDQVIEMLPAVRGRARFCDVFCEEGAFNADQTRRILEAAKSEGFAIKLHAGEFSDQEGVRLAAEFGAVSVDHLDHIRPEEMPLLAQSGAVGVLLPGVSHFLMSKHLPPARALIEAGVPIALATDFNPGSSPTLSMQEIIHLAVRDFKLSAAEAISAATINAAHAVGMGEVVGSLEVGKQADILILDLERYEQLPYFFGVNHLEKVLKKGKVVYSSC
- the hutU gene encoding urocanate hydratase, whose product is MSEELRPQDPIHAPTGTRRSCKTWDAEAALRMLMNNLDDRVAVDWKNLIVYGGTGRAARNWKEYHRIVAALKSLAPDETLCIQSGKPVYIAKTDQEAPRVILANSNLVPAWATPEEFDRLDRMGLMMYGQMTAGSWIYIGTQGILQGTYETFAAIAKQAFKTESLCGKWILTAGMGGMSGAQPVAATMNEAVILDVEVRPERIERKVKEGYCDRMTDRLDEALEWIGTACRIGQPLSIGLVGNAGEVYPELVRRGRIPDIVTDQTPAHDLLSYVPIGDVAELDRLRERDPKAYRQKSLDTIARHAGAILAMQSAGAVAVDYGNNLRAQAADAGVPVQNPDGSFKYPGFVPAYIRPLFCEGKGPFRWAALSGDPKDIHRIDRALKGAFPKDRALKRWVDLAQRKIPFTGLPARICWLGYGDRAKFGLVINDLVRKGEVKGPIVIGRDHLDCGSVASPYRETEGMDDGSDAVGDWPLLNFALNAISGASWVSFHHGGGVGMGNSLHAGMVIVADGTKRRAQRLERVLTVDPGIGVARHVDAGYDLARQTAQKKKIKIPKK
- a CDS encoding formimidoylglutamase, producing the protein MKIPHVQPAKIQIYEKPVGGADIRIRHLLPPYEGQPVAAGLLGAPSDAGVVQGGGRAGAAEGPSAIRLQLKRYGTAYNFEQDADLSALPLADFGDLVPDEKSVEQTHLRLTAAVEAIIDLGAIPIVLGGGHDLTFGGVRALSQRTEGTVGGWTLDAHFDVREAVSGIPTSGTPFRNILEKLGNVPGDHFIEIGGNGLANAKEHFDYLIGKRARIFSLSETRRKGIGAVIEKAFQTAGHGAEKVFCSIDIDSVAQAFAPGVSAPSPDGFTPEEVSLAAALAGLHPKTAYFDIMELNPIFDQEGRTARLAAALILHFLAGLAKREEKGKKVIGFKGRE
- a CDS encoding lytic transglycosylase domain-containing protein; the protein is MRPCFFTLSLGFFLLHPLSTEFSQTASLPIHSSSVELSPAPQETDLKAREKKVLQILSNFKTGLRPDKKRELATFINEESHRYGFDPELVMAVISTESSFYNWSMSPKGAVGLMQIIPTTGKALAETNNIVWHEKDPLLDPFINIKLGIHYLWELYLRFGDLPVALTAYNYGPTAVARWLHSGEEIPVKYAEKVIKRYEEFLGLNAEERAEPEEESSSDITRL